Within the Candidatus Acidiferrales bacterium genome, the region CTTTCGTGCTCACTCAAACTGCAATCGATCCTGTATACGGGGCGGTCATGTTCCCGGTTATTGACCACACCGATTTTTATTTCAAGGCAGCAAAGCACCACTTAGCTGAAGCTGAAAAACTTCGTGAGGAGATACTTTCTAAACCTCTTGATAAATCGAATTGTCGTCTTGTATTTGACAATCAATTGATCGAGGACTTTTTTCTTCATTCTCAGTGTGTTGTCCTATTTTCATACCTAGCGCTCGAATACTTTGCGATAGAATGCTCACGGGGTCTTGGTAAAGCACAGGAATGGAAGAAGAGAAGATTGGATCAGAAAATAAAATACCTCATTCCTCAAGAACTGGGTATTCCAAAACTGTCCCAGGAATTATGCAACGCCTTCGGAGAAATTGAGGCCAGAAGACATTTATTAAATCACCCTGAATTCAAAAACATAGTCAATGGTAGCGACACAGATTGGGATTCAGTGCATGTATCCTGGATGATAATTGGGAACTATAAGAAGGCATGTAACAATGCAGTCAAAATATATGATTACCTTAGCAAGCCATACAAATCAGAGATAGTAAAAAGATCATCCAAACAAGTTACTCTAAATGTCCAGCGAGGCATGAGGTTCGACAACCAAGTAAAAAAGAAATTTGAAAAACCGAATAGTACTAAGTAGTCAGTAAATCAACTCCGAGGAGCGTAGTATAATAAATCCAATAGGATTAGTTTGATAAAGCCTAACGAGGCCGGTACTATCTAGTACCATGGCCATCACCAAAGAGCATCTTGACGAGTTCAAGAGGCTATACAAAGAGGACGGGATCGAGGTATCCGATGGTGCCGCATTGGAGGCTGGTTTATGGCTTCTTGAGCGTGTAAAAGCGGTATGCGTTCAGATCCCCGAGGAAATGATGGATAAATACAAGGAGATAGTAAAAGAGAACAAAATCTGGCTGGATTACCTGAAGAGAGAATTCACAAAAAGATCAGCCGGAAAAAAATCAAAAAAATTGCCGTAAGTAGCAACTATGCCCTACTTGTTTTCTGATTCTCTTTATCAGAAAATGATCTCACGAGTTCACTGAACGGAAGAAGTTGACTAAGTGGGCAGGTTCGAACAGCGTTCAGACTCCGCCGCAGCAAAGGAATTTTTGCTCGAAAAGAGTCAAAAGCCCTTTTCTCTTCTTCATAATTCTTAGGTTCGAACTCTCCTGAAATCCAAGGAGCGATCTGGATCATGTGTGCGATCTCAGGGAGTGGATACCTGAGATTAATACTGAGTTTTTTGTCCTTCAAGGTTAGGTTCGAACCGAGAACTTCGGCAATAGCCTTTTTCTGTGCCATGGCGCCTTCACGGAACCAGAAATTTGCGTTATAGACGAATCTCAACGTATCCATGGCACCATCAAGGGAGGCCTCCAATTTTTCTTTGGAGGCATGCTCCTCAAGTTCCTTGAGCTGTTCTTCGATCCGCGACCTCTCAGCCATCGCATCCTCTTTTGCCATAATTGTCCAGCCTGAAGCCTCCTGGTGGATGATAAATCTGTTGGTCTCGGCTAATTCCTCCTCGAGTTTCGATATTTCCTTTCTGACATTGGAGAGGCTTCGTTGCTTCGGCACTGTGTCTTCCTCCGTCTCAGCCTTCATGTCGTCGGTTGCCCATTCCAGAAACTTCTTCTTGATACTGATTGCCTTGAGGACTTGTTTGACTTCTTCCTCAATCTCCTCGGCGTGGATCGATCTCTGCGAGCAGTGAGGGTTCTTCCGCTTCGTGCAGTGGTAATAGACGTAGTGGAGGAGTTTCTTGTTCTCCATATCAGGGATACGGGTATCACAGGAAGGACACCTGTCCCTGTTCTCTGAGGCGAACTTCTCCTTGCAGGAGCCGCAGATAACCTGCCACTTCTCCTCGGCGGTGACCTGTGCTCTGCATTCGCCGCATTGAATGAGGCCGGTATAAGGGAAGAAATGGGTATGAGATTGGTGTTTCAGAGGTCTTCCCAAAATCATCTGAGCCTTCCGGTACTCATCTTCGGATATCATGGGACGGTGGCTGCCTTTCACGAGCTCCTTCTTCTCGGTATCGGAGTTAATCCAAAGATATGAACCGTAATAAAATGGATCGGTTAGGATTTTGTATATGTGGGAGACGGATAACGGTTTCCCGCCTTTCTTTCTTGTCTCTCTCGTCCTTAGTCTTAACTCATCTTTTGCAATCCTGTGTATCCGCCTCACGGAGTATTTTCCTGAAAGGAACAAGTCCCAGAGTTTCCGTACTAGAGGGAACCTCTCCTCGTCGATCACGATGTCCCGTTCACCCTTTTCTTTGACTTTGCTGTTGAGGTACCCGATGGGAGCGACACCGGGCCTCCAGCCTCTCCGCACCTTTCCTTGAAGACCACGCTTGACATTAATGCTCTTGTTATCGTTCTCAAGTTTTGCCTGACCACAGAGGAGTGCCAGCATGAACTTGTCCATCGGGGTGTTCCAGAATATCTGCTGGTTCGTGATGATCGCCTGGAGTCTCCCCACATCCATGAGGTTCACGAGGGCAGCTGTGTCGATAGCATTCCTCGAAAGCCGATCAGCGTGCCAGCACATGATGGCGTTGGCATGACCTTTGGCGATCTGATTAATCAACTTGGTATTGAAGCCGATCCTTCCCGGCTCCTTGGCGCTTTTGGCCTCCTCCACGTCATCCAAGATTTGGGGAGGTTCTATGCCCAGGTGTTCTCTCAGGCTCAGAATGGCTGTTGCTTGGTCAGGCAATGATGCGATCTGCCGTTCGTCTCCTTCCGTTGACTTCCGGCGATATTGGATGATGATGAGCCCCTTTATGTTTCCTTGCATGGAGTTGGCCAATTATTCTAGGCCTTTTGATTTTTGTAAAGGGCCCAGAGAGGCTCTATTTCCCTGGCTATTTCATGGTACAGAGCTTCCTTTTCAGGAGGGATAGGGACACAGACAGCTTTTACCCGTTCAATGAGCCAGAGGCCAGCTTCCAGGGCGGCAGCATCAGATATTTCGATGCCGTCCTCTCTGAATAACTGTTTGAGTTTTTCCAGCCTTTCTTGGTAGATCATGGGGGGATCTCCCTAAGTGTGGGTCAGAAGGAAAGGGTTAATAAGAGGGGCAGAATTGATGAGAGCGGATATTTTGCCCACCGTTCAGGTGAACTAAGAAGCGACGGCAGTACACTATGTATCACGAAAAACCCGTCAAGAAAAAAAAGGTAGACGATGTTTTCACCTAATGGTTCATAAAAATAAAAGATCGCAGAATTGTTTGATCTGCGATCTTGGTGAAAAAGTTTGGGGTCACCACGGCATCAACCTTACCATCCACTTCGCGATTCCTTTCAGTTGAACCTTCGTCGGCTCCCTCTTACCCTCTATCATGTCCAAAGCACATAGGCCACATACGTCTCCGTCATCTGACCATATTGAACGTGGCATATGGCATACCGTACATTCAAAAAGTTCGTTCTGGTTGCATGTTTGACAGTTGAAGACACTTCTCATTTCCGAGTTTTTCCGTACCTCAACTAAGATTCCGTTGCATCGCCTGCAAAGAAAATTGCGATCAACGACAGCGAAAGTCTGAATGGATTGGTCTTCTCCGATATTTCGATGAAGGTTAGTACACTTATCACAAAGGTTACCTTCTTTCGGATACCGAGAACGGTCGATTGTTATAAAGAGGGTCTCTTTACCGCAATCTGTAATTATATGACTTCCAAACTTTGGTGGTTCGATAGTGTCAAAGATATGGATGATCATATCTACCTCCGGTCTTTAAACATCTAGCTTCAAATACTATCCTACCTACCCCATTATCAAATCAATAACATTCAATAACCATGTTAAGCTCCTAAGATTAGGTTACCTCAAAAATAGTTTCTCCGTCAAACATCATTAATTGTTAAAGAAAGGCTTGGTGTTTTAAAATGTGGGAGACAAATGTGAGCCGATTTTTTAGCAAATATCTAGGGGAACACCTTTCACATAAAGTTGATTTTCATGTAAGTTTTTTACATCTTTTCATCGAGATGGATTCATATGACACTCTTATAATCCCTCCCAATGAGGCTTACAAAATCGTTCGTGTGTCCGAAAAGGAATTGATAATATCCAGAAATCCCCGCAAGCTTATCGTTACGAAAGAGAAAAAACTTTACAAAGAATACAAATTAGACTTCAAAGCTGGTAAGAGTGACGATTTGTCATCTAAGTTGAGACTTCATCTTGTTTTACCAGTCACAAAAATGGTTTTCACACTATCTTGCACCGCAGCAAAACAAGAGAGGCAGGTTGCCCAAATAAGACACGACGCCATCAGAGGCAAATGGGCGGAGTTTATTTACGACGAACATGACTATGTCTTAAATACTCCGATTTACTATGAGATCGGAGGAAATATATCAAGAATCCTCACCTTGGTAAAAGACTGCTGGAAAATTTCGAATATTGAAAAAATTCCTTTGATTGAGAACCATACACAAGGAGGTTTATTTAATGGACCCTCGTGAGACAATCAGCGAGTTATCAAAAAGGATAGTAAATTTGCTTGCCGAACATATCGCTTCGGCTACAACCGCCAAGGAGACTATGGGGAAAGGTTATGTCAAGGAAGTATCGGTTGAAACGCCCTTTATGCTGTATGACGATAGAAGATTAACATTTAGCGTAAGGATTGAAAATGAAAAAGTACTCCTTCACGACGATGGAGTGTTGGATCAATATCTATCTTCATATGGTTTGGACGTGTTTAGCAAAAACCTTCCTAGGAAATATTCGAGATGGCTTAAAAAATTACTTGAGCGGAATGAACTTAAAAAAAATGAGAACTATAAATGGTTTTGCAGTGAGTTTGATGTTGACTCCTTTGATGGTGAGAAAATATTAGGTTTCGTAGAATCCATAGCGGCCATAAGTTTCTTGGTCTTACCTAAATCGGTAGGTATGCAACCATTGTCGTGGCAGGATAGGATCGCTTACGACAATCTGCGCAAGTTGATAAAAACCAGATTGGACGACTCCGAGATAGAGGTTACGCCTCAGATTAACCTTAAGAAGATCAAATGGTCCAACCAATGGGGAATGTTATTTGAAAAGAAAGACCAAGTCCCTGTAGCACTCCAGTTCTTAGGTGGAGACACGATCCAAAAAATAGGCGAAAACATAATGCTGACATATGGAGTTCTAACAGCGCAACGGAATTTCCTTGGCCTAAGTCCGAGCGACTCCATTATTGTATTCAGCGGTAATAGTGACCACTATGAATGGGCTGAGCAGACGTTTACCCTGGTCACGCGAAGCGCGAGGACACAGACTAAATATCCCTTCGTGAGTATTGAAGATGTGGATAAACTTATCGGTTTATTATCGGAAAAGCTTATTCTCAGCGAACAATCTTCTTCCAAGTTGATCGTAAATAAGGAAGGCCAACTCGAAGATACTCCCGACCCTTCTTTGCTGCTGGAACTTGAATCAAATAACCTCGAACTGCAAAGGGCAGATGCTTTAAATAACAGCACTGCGTTCGGGATAGTGCACCAGCTATATGAATCGGGCGCACTGCCGTTCTCCGAAATTCAGAAACAATTTCCGGATACATTTGTAAAAGCGGTCGCTAATCTCTTTACAACAAGACTCATAACTGCGCGGGAAGATGAAATTATATTAACCCCCGAAGGGAAAGATTTTATAAAGAGAATCCTCAACAAAATTCTGACTTGAGTATGTTCACGATTGGACTTCCAACTAAACAAATCTGGTAACCGAAGTGTCTTGGGATGAAGATTACAAGAAATTATGTTTGCAGATAGATGCGTGGCCATTATTAGTCTTGTCTTGGGGGCCGGGGACGGTAAGCCCGGATTTTCCAAAGAGACAGGCAATAGTCGATAGAGTTAAGAGAGATTTGCCCAATGTAGATATTCGGATGAGTGAGGACAAAGATCTTAAAATCCTCACAGGTGGTCGTTTTCTCGATGAACAAGACGAGGAAGGAGCACAAGCTTTAATTGCGGACGCAATCATTGCTTTAGATGCATCAAGGGGTGCTGGCGAAGAAATTGCTAAGTATAGTAACTCATCCAAAATTGCGACAAAGATGTTCGTACTTACTCCTGAAAAATATGTCGGTTCAGGTAGTTTTCCAGATCTAGTTCGAAAGGGTTTAAAGTGTTATCCATACTCAGATGATGAGTTTAACAATGACAAACTTGGGGACATTTGTGTTGAGTTCTTAAGGGCAGTGATTTTAAGAAAAATATTGAAATCGTAATCGGCGTAAACCATTCGGCAAAAATAATAACCTCACCACGGTGAGGTTATTATATCAAACGTCTTTCCACTAGTCGCTTTCAATCCTACATCCTTCCGATCTCGTCCAGTATTTTCTCCATTTCCTTTATGGACCAGATCATATCATTGAACTTCTTGGCTCCCAACTTGAGATTTTTTGAGTGGTAGTATCCGGTCTCGTCTCTGATCTCGGAAAAGTTGATGTATCTTTCGGCAAACCTGATTGTTTCGCACACAAGCGCATGAATCCTGAAGTTCGAGAACTGTGTCCGGCAGGAACAGGAATTATCTCCCCCATAAACCATGCCCGGCTCATTGTCCCATGTTTCGTAACTCACAAGTTCCATGGTCTTGAGATCAAAGACAAACTCTAATGATTCGCATTTCTTGTGAGGATAGAGGAGTATTCCCTTTGCATGGGTGTCAATGTGGAACTCCGGATATTTCCCTCTCCTCAAGGCATTCCGTACTTTTCTTGCAAACGGGCTGTCGAATATCTCGAAATGGCCGTTACACTTCTTCGTGACCATCTTGAGGAAGAATTCGATCTTGTCCTCCTTCATTTCTTCTTTCGAAGGGACGTATTCATACCCATGGCCCCAGTTGGGATAGAGCTTGCCATTTAAATCTTGATCGATGAGCTTCGTTGGCCAATGGAGCACCGAAGCTCTTACAGTCATGACCTTTATTAGTGCGTCGATTGCCTCAATACTCTTGGCCTTTCCGGCATAGTGGATCGTGATTCCCATAATCTCATCTCCTTTCTCTTTTGATGAACTGAGGTTCATCATATCGAAAGAGAAGAGATGGCATAAGGAGGGCAAAATATACGAAAGCGGCAAATCCTGATCTGCGAATTTACTCTCGGCAGACCAGAATGACTTCAGGTGCTTTGTGTTTTATCGAAAATGAGATCGGAGTCTAAGGTGAACAAAAAAACCAGCCCGTTGGTCAGGCTGGTGGAAAGCATTATTTGATTGGCAACGGTTGGAGTAATGTGTTGAGCACGTTCCATGTATCCATCACCCCACTGACCTGATCGCCCTCTCCGCAATATCTTTTCTGATCCGGATACCGAAGATCATCTGCCAGTAACCGAGGACATTGGGGAACCAGCTCCCTCTCCGGGGATTCTTCACGATCTCGACGATCTCTTTGCGCGCGTACCTCCTGAAAAGCCACTGCACGTCCTCCCACTTTCCGTAGTTCAGGACCTGGGTCACGATGTACTCCTTGTCGGCCCGTAGGTCCAAGCTCTCCGGGTCATACGACCAGAAAAGCCATTCCATAGATTCGGGGATTTTAATTCCGTTCTTACGCATGGTTCTGGTACCGTTTCACTTCTTCAACGATGCGCTTCTTGACTTCGTTCCAGGAAACTGGTTTTAGCATCCTGAGTTTCCTCGCCTGCTTTTTCTCCGCGTCCGCGAAATAGGTGAGGCTCCGAAGCCCCACGTAGATGTTGAATTGGGGGTATTTCTTCTTGGTGAACTTAAGGATCTGATCCAAGGAAAATTCCCGGAGGAGAAAGTACAGATCGACGAAGTCCCGCTCGGTACCACGGCCGGTCACGGCAACGATCTTCATCGCTCCGATATCCTCCTTCGATGCAAGCTTTACGCCTTCAACTTCTCTTAACGGTTTGATGAGTTGGTATTGATACTGGAAAAAGCTCGCTGCGACCTTATCAACCGTAACGATGAGCGTCCCCTTGTCTTTCTGTAAAAGGACGACTTCCTCAAATCTTGTCTCAAGTTTCTTAAGCAACTTATCCGGATCGAAGTCCTTCTTCGTATAGAAGTCAAAATCGAGGGATGTCCGGTGGCCGATCTGGAGCGCGAGGGCAGTGCCGCCGGCCAGGTAGAAGCCGTACCGGTTGAGGAAACCGAACTTGGGGAGGAGTTTCTTCCTTCTCACATCGAGAATTTCCACGTGCATTGTCTTCATTTTACCAAAGAATCGAGAAAATAAAAAGGCGCTCTTAACTTCCCGAGTACCGCGAAATCTCGACTGCGCATGATGTGCCTTCGCTCTTCCGACTGTAAGCTCTCCGGTTGCTTCAGAACTCTCCGCCGTCCCAGCATAGTGGATCGCAATTTCCATAATCTCATCTCCTTTCTTTTGATGAACTGGAGTCCATCATATCGAGGGAGAAACGGTGGCATAAGACGGGCAAATTTTACTAAAGGGGCAATTTCCTTTTCCTTGTATCGGTACGAATTGGTCTATATATTTTCCCGTAACTTTCTTGGGAGGGAATTAAAATGAAATATGATGGATCAAACGGGCAAACCAAAGCCGTAGGCATCTGGATAAGGGTCTCGACCGAAGACCAGGTTAAAGGCGAAAGCCCGGAACATCACGAGAAGCGTGCGAAATACTATGCCGAGTCCAAAGGCTGGGACGTGAAAGAGGTGTACCACCTCGAAGCGGTATCAGGTAAGTCGGTCAAGGAACATCCAGAAGCCAAGAGGATGCTCAATGATATTAAGTCAGGTCATATCACCGGCCTTATCTTCTCCAAGCTCGCCCGCCTTGCTCGGAACACGAAGGAGCTTCTGGAGTTTGCAGAATACTTCAGGGAGTACAATGCTGATCTCATATCCCTTCAGGAATCCATCGACACATCTTCCCCATCCGGCCGCTTCTTCTATACCATGATCGCGGCCATGGCACAGTGGGAAAGGGAGGAAATAGCCGACAGGGTTGCCGCTTCAGTCCCCATACGGGCGAAGCTCGGGAAACCCTTGGGCGGAGTGGCTCCCTTGGGATACCGGTGGGTCGAAAAGAAACTCGTTGTTGATCCGAAGTTCGCCCCCGTGAGGAAACATATTTACGACCTCTTCCTCGAATACAGGCGGAAGAAGATCGTGGCGAGGAAGCTCAATGAGCAGGGGTACCGGACGAGGAGCGGGTCGAAATTCTCGGATGCCACCGTGGGCCGCAACCTCCGGGATCCGAGCGCCAAGGGAGAGTACCTCCAGAACTACACCCATACCTTGGGGAAAGGAAGCACGTGGGAATTCAAGCCCGAATCGGAGTGGATACATACGCCCGTCGAGCCCATCGTCTCGAAAGAGGTCTGGGAGGAATGCAACCGTATCCTCGACGAGCAGAAAAAGAAATTGGCCCCGAAATCGAAACCGTCCTTGCACCTCTTCACCGGCTTCGTCCGTTGTTCCTGCGGGGAGAAGATGAAGGTCCTTTCCAAATGCACGAGCTATACCTGCACGAAGTGCAGGAACAGGATCAACATCAATGACCTTGAGGAGATTTTCCAGACCCAGCTCAAATCCTTCGTCTTCTCGCCTGAGGACATGCGGGAATATTTCGAGAAGACCGACGGGGCTCTGAGGGGGAAACAAGAATTGCTTGATTCGATCGAGGGGGAAGCCAAAAGGCTCAGGGAGGAAATGAACCAGATTATCAGGTTATATCTTGACCGGGAGCTGCCCAAAGACTCCGTGGCCGTCCATTACAAGCCCCTGGAAGAGCGCTTGAAGCAGATCAACGACCAGATACCTGAGCTCCAGGCGGAGATCGACTTCCTGAAGATTCAGAGGCTTTCCCAGGACGAGGTGGTCTATCAGGCCCAAAACCTTCAGGAACACTGGCCGAACCTCACCTTTGAGGATAAACGGAAGATCGTCGAAACCATCACCGAGAAGATAACCGTAGCCGGTGATGAAATATCCATCCATTTGTGGATGCTTCCTCAATCCTCGAACTCGCCTTCTTTGGCAACACATCCTTTCGGATAATTCTGGTAGACAGCGTAATCCTTCGGAAGCTGCACTTGCACCTGTAAGATTTCACCAGCCTGCTGAGTCGCGCCGGATTTGCTCACGGATTCTATCTTGTAATAATATGTCTGTCCGCCGACCACTTTTGCATCGACGAACGAATACGTGCCGCCATGCGTGGGGTTGCCCGAAGCTTTTAAGGCCGGGTTCGATAAACAACTGGAGATCAATTCGTAGGGTCCGTCTTTCACAAGCGAGCGAGAAATGTTGAATCCGACGACGTCGATCTCCGCTGCGGTGGAGATGCTCAGAGAGATTCTTCCGGCGTCGACTTTCGCAGTAATTCCTTTCATGGTGACAGGAAGGGAAGCATCGACAGTGCCAAATGCGGTGAAGTTATCAACTCTATTTGTTCCACTGCTTGCTACAGTTCCACCATTGATGCTTGCGGTTGAGTCATCAGCCAGCCTGATATAAATGGTCGATTTGTCATTCAACCCTGTAACAGTGCTTAGATCAAGCGTTCTTGTTGAGGCTGTCTTTCTGGAACTGGAACTCCAAGTATCACCCGTGAGCAAATATGTGCTGTTTGTACCCGTTGGATCGATAAAACTTGAACCATTTGTACTGTACTGGACCTTGAAATCCCTAGGTCCTGTACTGCTTGCAGTTTGGTCCCACATTATCTGAATGCTACCGTAACCGTTGGTGCTGAACGCAAATTGGTAATAATCTCCGACAGACCAATTGTTGACTGAAAATGAATGGGCGGAGCCATTACCAGAGGGACTGCTCCATGTTGATAAAGCAGCATGCTGACCTGTAAAGGAAGAACCAATTCTCGATACTCCTCCGTCTGCTGTTTGATTAGTTATCGCAGGTGCCGTCCCGGAACCAGATATTCCTGCTGATTCAAACGACCAGCTAGCAAGCGTGTCCTGCTGCCCCCATACATTCGCGGTCATAAGCCCGACGATGACCAATGATGTGGCATACCTCATGTTCTCCTCCTGATTTTTTGCCTGAAATTTTCCTGGAAGGTATCAATCTGCGATGATTGCTTGTCAAGATCTTGCTGCGGTCTTTCCTCTCACCGCAAACCACCTTCGTGTGTTACGAAGGGATCCCTTCATAATACGCTCAACTGACAGTTACAATATGAGAGGTGCTCGCTTCAATGTCAAGCATGCGGAGGTGAAGTTATAGCTAAATAACTACATCCGATGTTTCAAAAATGCCGATAATTCAAGTAAAGGTTGGAATCCCGGTAACAGCTGATTGTTCTTTGCCGTCTGGAGAGTTTGTCAAAAACGGTCCGTCAGTATTCCACTTCGTAGGTTTGGACCGGACGGCTCATGCCCCTCACCGCGATTGCCTCCAGCGGCTTCGTATGAATTTCTTTTGTTGTCAGCAGTCTCCATGATGATTCCGAGATAATTATTTGTCCTGGCTGAGCAATCGAGCATAGCCGTGCTCCCAGATTCATGTTGTTTCCCAACACAGTATGATCCATCCTGTCTTCGCTTCCGACATTTCCGACAATGGCCATGCCGGTATTTATTCCGATTCCCACCTTGATTTCTTCGCGGTCTCTTGCGTCGATCTTGCCTATCTCATTCTGGATTTCGGCCGCGCAAAGGACAGCCTCGTCGGCCATCTTTTCCCCTTCGAAGATCGCGATCAGCTCATCACCGACATATTTGTCGACGACACCGTTATACTTCGTTACAATCTTTGCCTGCAAACTGAGGTATGCGTTCAGAAGTTCAATTACGACTTCGGGTTCGACGCGTTCCGATATAGATGTAAAGCCGCGGATGTCAGAGAAAAGCACCGTAACGTT harbors:
- a CDS encoding recombinase family protein, with protein sequence MQGNIKGLIIIQYRRKSTEGDERQIASLPDQATAILSLREHLGIEPPQILDDVEEAKSAKEPGRIGFNTKLINQIAKGHANAIMCWHADRLSRNAIDTAALVNLMDVGRLQAIITNQQIFWNTPMDKFMLALLCGQAKLENDNKSINVKRGLQGKVRRGWRPGVAPIGYLNSKVKEKGERDIVIDEERFPLVRKLWDLFLSGKYSVRRIHRIAKDELRLRTRETRKKGGKPLSVSHIYKILTDPFYYGSYLWINSDTEKKELVKGSHRPMISEDEYRKAQMILGRPLKHQSHTHFFPYTGLIQCGECRAQVTAEEKWQVICGSCKEKFASENRDRCPSCDTRIPDMENKKLLHYVYYHCTKRKNPHCSQRSIHAEEIEEEVKQVLKAISIKKKFLEWATDDMKAETEEDTVPKQRSLSNVRKEISKLEEELAETNRFIIHQEASGWTIMAKEDAMAERSRIEEQLKELEEHASKEKLEASLDGAMDTLRFVYNANFWFREGAMAQKKAIAEVLGSNLTLKDKKLSINLRYPLPEIAHMIQIAPWISGEFEPKNYEEEKRAFDSFRAKIPLLRRSLNAVRTCPLSQLLPFSELVRSFSDKENQKTSRA
- a CDS encoding recombinase family protein — protein: MKYDGSNGQTKAVGIWIRVSTEDQVKGESPEHHEKRAKYYAESKGWDVKEVYHLEAVSGKSVKEHPEAKRMLNDIKSGHITGLIFSKLARLARNTKELLEFAEYFREYNADLISLQESIDTSSPSGRFFYTMIAAMAQWEREEIADRVAASVPIRAKLGKPLGGVAPLGYRWVEKKLVVDPKFAPVRKHIYDLFLEYRRKKIVARKLNEQGYRTRSGSKFSDATVGRNLRDPSAKGEYLQNYTHTLGKGSTWEFKPESEWIHTPVEPIVSKEVWEECNRILDEQKKKLAPKSKPSLHLFTGFVRCSCGEKMKVLSKCTSYTCTKCRNRININDLEEIFQTQLKSFVFSPEDMREYFEKTDGALRGKQELLDSIEGEAKRLREEMNQIIRLYLDRELPKDSVAVHYKPLEERLKQINDQIPELQAEIDFLKIQRLSQDEVVYQAQNLQEHWPNLTFEDKRKIVETITEKITVAGDEISIHLWMLPQSSNSPSLATHPFG
- a CDS encoding nucleotidyl transferase AbiEii/AbiGii toxin family protein; the encoded protein is MEIAIHYAGTAESSEATGELTVGRAKAHHAQSRFRGTREVKSAFLFSRFFGKMKTMHVEILDVRRKKLLPKFGFLNRYGFYLAGGTALALQIGHRTSLDFDFYTKKDFDPDKLLKKLETRFEEVVLLQKDKGTLIVTVDKVAASFFQYQYQLIKPLREVEGVKLASKEDIGAMKIVAVTGRGTERDFVDLYFLLREFSLDQILKFTKKKYPQFNIYVGLRSLTYFADAEKKQARKLRMLKPVSWNEVKKRIVEEVKRYQNHA